A region from the Lycium barbarum isolate Lr01 chromosome 8, ASM1917538v2, whole genome shotgun sequence genome encodes:
- the LOC132605038 gene encoding WAT1-related protein At2g39510-like → MPTRLLKLVKEGKPYLTVILLQFGYAGSAIIAKNALNHGMSHFTFAVYRNAFATIVFAPFAFLLERKIRPKMTLSIFLKIMLLGLVEPVIDQNLYYTGLRYTTATFATAMCNVLPALTFLLAWILRLEKVNIKRIPSQAKIVGTAVTLGGAMIMTLIGGPTIGLPWTKHHPNITTTATSASPIELQPIKGALFIAAGCICWSCFYNLQAITLKTYPAALSLTCLICSSGALQGTVLTLVAERGNTSIWVIHWDTKFLSYVYSGMVTSGVGYYVSGLIMKEKGPVFVTAFNPLNMVIVAILGSFILSEQLNLGRVLGGAIIVTGLYLVIWGKSKDQQSSKSISSEVAAQSDEPVEKETAIKSSNQAKVGDEAV, encoded by the exons ATGCCAACAAGGTTATTGAAGTTAGTGAAGGAAGGAAAACCATATTTGACAGTGATATTGTTGCAGTTTGGATATGCAGGATCAGCCATAATAGCTAAAAATGCTCTAAATCATGGCATGAGCCATTTCACCTTTGCCGTCTACAGAAATGCCTTTGCCACTATTGTCTTTGCTCCTTTTGCCTTCCTCTTAGAAAG GAAAATAAGGCCAAAAATGACTCTATCCATTTTCTTGAAGATTATGTTGCTGGGATTAGTGGA GCCTGTCATCGACCAGAACTTGTATTACACGGGATTGAGATACACTACTGCAACTTTTGCAACAGCAATGTGTAATGTTCTTCCAGCCCTCACCTTTTTGTTGGCTTGGATATTAAG GCTTGAGAAGGTGAACATTAAGAGAATACCAAGCCAAGCAAAAATAGTGGGAACAGCAGTGACACTTGGTGGTGCTATGATAATGACACTGATTGGAGGACCTACAATTGGATTGCCCTGGACCAAACATCACCCAAATATTACTACAACTGCTACTAGTGCTTCTCCTATTGAGCTACAACCCATTAAGGGTGCTCTCTTTATCGCCGCAGGTTGTATCTGTTGGTCCTGCTTTTACAATCTTCAG GCAATAACATTGAAGACATACCCTGCGGCATTATCGCTGACTTGTCTGATATGCTCGTCCGGAGCTCTGCAAGGCACTGTTCTGACGCTTGTGGCTGAAAGGGGCAATACTTCAATATGGGTCATCCATTGGGACACTAAATTCTTATCTTACGTTTATAGT GGAATGGTCACTTCTGGAGTTGGCTATTATGTCTCTGGATTGATAATGAAGGAAAAAGGACCTGTTTTTGTAACTGCATTTAATCCTCTAAACATGGTTATCGTCGCAATCTTAGGTTCATTCATTTTATCCGAGCAGCTAAACTTGGGAAG GGTTTTGGGAGGGGCAATCATTGTAACTGGACTATATTTAGTAATATGGGGCAAGAGCAAGGACCAACAATCGTCGAAATCGATCAGTAGCGAAGTGGCTGCTCAATCTGATGAACCAGTTGAAAAAGAAACAGCAATAAAGTCTTCAAATCAAGCAAAAGTTGGAGATGAAGCTGTTTAA